The Deltaproteobacteria bacterium genome window below encodes:
- a CDS encoding nitroreductase family protein, giving the protein MDERLRDFYDLYERRKSIRDFADRPVEPEKLERLIISLGRAQSAANRQPWHFIVLSDEEGRGLINDLFTKEGFKRAPVLIVACADPSQAWVRKTDQINYAWVDTTIAITEMIGAATAEGLGTCWVAAIDAEAVKKRLGIPEKIEVVAVIAIGYPKDELKREAKTRKPVSEIIHHGKW; this is encoded by the coding sequence GTGGACGAGAGGCTTAGGGATTTTTACGACCTCTACGAGAGGAGGAAGAGCATACGGGATTTCGCGGACAGGCCCGTGGAGCCCGAGAAGCTTGAGAGGCTTATAATCTCCCTCGGCAGGGCCCAGAGCGCCGCGAACCGGCAGCCGTGGCACTTCATCGTCCTTTCCGACGAGGAGGGGAGGGGGCTGATAAACGACCTCTTCACGAAGGAGGGCTTCAAGCGAGCGCCGGTGTTGATAGTGGCTTGCGCGGACCCTTCCCAGGCCTGGGTAAGGAAGACCGACCAGATCAACTATGCGTGGGTGGACACGACGATCGCCATTACCGAGATGATAGGGGCCGCGACCGCCGAAGGGCTCGGCACCTGCTGGGTGGCCGCCATAGACGCCGAAGCGGTAAAGAAAAGGCTTGGAATACCCGAAAAGATAGAGGTGGTCGCCGTAATTGCGATAGGATATCCTAAAGATGAGCTCAAGAGAGAGGCCAAAACCAGAAAACCCGTCTCGGAGATAATCCATCATGGGAAATGGTAA
- the ftsY gene encoding signal recognition particle-docking protein FtsY, with product MNESKGKEDRMFKKLKAGFEGLKAGLARTHNAIMGGVEAAFTGKSREDILESLEESLILSDVGVTASTEIVDKLREVLVGKDEEKLRKHLRDSVYEILKKVEKPLEVTSSPFVIMVLGVNGVGKTTTIGKLASRLSSEGRSVVLAAGDTFRAAAIEQLEGWGKRTGCPVIRQDQGGDPGAVVFDAMKAAAARRADVVLLDTAGRLHTKVNLMEELKKVKRVAARELPGAPHENLLVLDASTGQNALNQARLFNEAVGVTGIALTKLDGTAKGGIIIAIARELGIPVRFVGVGERVEDLKEFDAREFAEALI from the coding sequence ATGAACGAATCGAAAGGTAAAGAAGACAGGATGTTTAAAAAGCTGAAGGCCGGCTTCGAGGGCCTTAAGGCCGGGCTCGCCCGGACCCATAACGCGATAATGGGCGGGGTCGAGGCCGCGTTCACCGGAAAATCCAGGGAGGACATCCTTGAATCGCTCGAAGAATCGCTCATCCTCTCGGACGTGGGCGTCACCGCCTCGACCGAAATAGTCGATAAGCTCCGTGAGGTCCTCGTCGGCAAGGACGAGGAGAAGCTCAGGAAACACCTCAGGGACTCGGTATACGAAATACTGAAGAAAGTAGAGAAGCCGCTAGAAGTAACCTCAAGCCCCTTCGTGATAATGGTGCTCGGGGTTAACGGGGTAGGCAAGACCACTACCATCGGGAAGCTCGCATCCAGGCTTTCCTCCGAGGGCAGGTCGGTCGTCCTCGCGGCAGGCGACACCTTCAGGGCGGCCGCAATCGAGCAGCTCGAAGGGTGGGGCAAGCGTACAGGCTGCCCTGTCATCAGGCAGGACCAGGGCGGAGACCCGGGGGCGGTGGTCTTCGATGCCATGAAGGCGGCCGCCGCGAGAAGGGCGGATGTGGTGCTCCTCGATACCGCCGGGAGGCTCCATACAAAGGTTAACCTCATGGAGGAGCTCAAGAAGGTAAAGCGTGTGGCGGCAAGGGAGCTCCCCGGCGCGCCGCATGAGAACCTCCTCGTGCTCGACGCCTCTACCGGGCAGAACGCCCTCAACCAGGCCAGGCTCTTCAACGAGGCCGTGGGCGTAACGGGAATCGCGCTTACGAAGCTCGACGGCACTGCTAAAGGCGGCATCATAATCGCCATAGCCAGGGAGCTCGGAATTCCTGTAAGGTTCGTGGGCGTGGGAGAGAGGGTCGAGGACTTGAAGGAATTCGACGCCAGGGAGTTCGCAGAGGCGCTCATATAG
- a CDS encoding PilZ domain-containing protein, protein MGNGKNQEDDYVVLRSDRRKNLRKQLLVLKVRGEDKAGVFFGYAKTVGRGGMFIASVNPKKAGEEFEISFKLGELDIKCRCVVAWSREYDSLVRQEPGMGIKFLDLDEASKNAIEEWLNRQ, encoded by the coding sequence ATGGGAAATGGTAAGAACCAGGAAGACGATTACGTCGTTTTGAGGTCGGACAGGAGAAAGAACCTCCGAAAGCAGCTCCTTGTCCTCAAGGTCAGGGGCGAGGACAAGGCCGGGGTCTTTTTCGGGTACGCCAAGACGGTCGGCAGGGGCGGCATGTTCATAGCCTCCGTAAACCCCAAGAAGGCCGGCGAGGAGTTCGAGATATCGTTCAAGCTCGGGGAGCTCGACATAAAATGCAGGTGCGTGGTCGCCTGGTCGAGGGAATACGACTCGCTCGTAAGGCAGGAGCCGGGAATGGGCATCAAATTTCTGGACCTCGACGAGGCGAGCAAGAACGCGATAGAGGAGTGGCTGAACAGGCAGTAG
- the cysS gene encoding cysteine--tRNA ligase: MASIRVFNSLTGEREEFKPKEPGKVTMYVCGPTVYDLSHIGHARSAVSFDAIQKYFRYRGYEVKYARNYTDVDDKIIKRAADEGISSEAVAEKYIKAFDEDMAALGVGLPDLRPRATESIGKIIEVTDSLIKKGFAYEMEGDVYYSVRKKTDYGKLSGKNIDELESGARVGVDERKKDPLDFALWKASKPGEPSWESPWGKGRPGWHIECSAMVLEWLGDSIDIHGGGKDLIFPHHENEIAQSEAATGKAPYARYWLHNGFVNIEKEKMSKSLGNILNIRDALRDHTAEAIRLFLLSSHYRSPIDYTAESLREAESAVERYYKTLQRARAEYPTILEAEPCLSCVEDRLHDAFKPMDDDFNTAEVIGNLFKEITRMNKAMDEARSKGEKKGVWEELSNSLAVIREASKFLGVFNRTPEEYYKDRSSRVEMELSAQEIERLIAERNDARKRKDFARADAIRKELSEKGVELEDTPKGTTWSVKG; the protein is encoded by the coding sequence ATGGCTTCGATAAGGGTCTTCAACTCCCTCACTGGCGAGAGGGAGGAGTTTAAGCCGAAGGAGCCGGGCAAGGTGACGATGTACGTATGCGGCCCTACCGTCTACGACCTGAGCCACATAGGGCACGCGAGGAGCGCGGTCTCTTTCGACGCCATACAGAAATATTTCAGGTACAGGGGATACGAGGTCAAATATGCCCGTAACTACACCGACGTGGATGACAAGATAATAAAGAGGGCGGCGGATGAGGGCATATCTTCCGAGGCTGTCGCGGAGAAGTATATAAAGGCCTTTGACGAGGACATGGCCGCATTAGGAGTGGGCCTCCCGGACCTGAGGCCCAGGGCCACGGAAAGCATAGGGAAGATAATCGAGGTCACCGACTCCCTCATAAAGAAGGGCTTCGCCTATGAGATGGAAGGCGACGTCTACTACTCGGTAAGGAAAAAAACCGACTACGGGAAGCTCTCCGGAAAGAACATAGACGAACTCGAGAGCGGGGCCAGGGTCGGGGTGGACGAGCGGAAAAAGGACCCCTTGGATTTTGCCCTCTGGAAGGCGAGCAAGCCCGGAGAGCCCTCATGGGAGAGCCCCTGGGGCAAGGGCCGCCCGGGCTGGCACATCGAGTGCAGCGCGATGGTGCTCGAATGGCTCGGCGACAGCATAGACATACACGGCGGCGGCAAGGACCTCATATTCCCGCACCACGAAAACGAGATAGCGCAGAGCGAGGCCGCTACCGGCAAAGCGCCTTATGCAAGGTATTGGCTCCACAACGGGTTCGTGAACATCGAAAAGGAGAAGATGAGCAAGTCCCTTGGGAACATCCTGAATATCCGGGACGCGCTCAGGGACCACACCGCCGAGGCCATAAGGCTATTCCTCCTTTCGAGCCACTACCGCTCTCCCATAGACTACACCGCGGAGTCGCTCCGGGAGGCCGAGAGCGCGGTAGAGAGATACTACAAGACCCTCCAGCGGGCAAGAGCCGAGTACCCCACCATACTTGAGGCCGAGCCCTGCTTAAGCTGCGTGGAGGACAGGCTCCATGACGCGTTCAAGCCCATGGACGACGACTTTAACACCGCCGAGGTCATCGGGAACCTCTTCAAGGAAATAACCCGGATGAACAAGGCCATGGACGAGGCCAGGAGCAAAGGCGAGAAGAAGGGCGTTTGGGAGGAGCTTTCGAACTCGCTCGCGGTCATACGCGAGGCGTCGAAGTTCCTGGGCGTCTTCAACCGCACCCCAGAGGAGTATTACAAAGACAGGAGCTCGCGCGTTGAGATGGAGCTTTCGGCTCAAGAGATCGAAAGGCTCATAGCCGAGAGGAACGATGCGAGAAAACGGAAAGACTTTGCCAGGGCCGACGCGATAAGGAAGGAGCTGTCTGAAAAGGGCGTCGAGCTTGAAGACACTCCAAAGGGGACGACATGGAGCGTGAAGGGGTGA
- a CDS encoding PilZ domain-containing protein, whose amino-acid sequence MVDKRKSPRVKMRASVRYGLTNPPEQLAFITDLSETGICIKANQVFGVGTKLYLKITIDDVDYMAEGVVAWAKKVPHGMLHITKCGMGVEFSRVDEGLTKHYHKRKARH is encoded by the coding sequence ATGGTCGATAAAAGAAAAAGCCCCAGAGTAAAGATGCGCGCAAGCGTCCGTTACGGGTTGACCAATCCGCCGGAGCAGTTAGCATTCATCACTGACCTGTCGGAGACAGGCATCTGCATAAAGGCCAACCAGGTTTTCGGCGTTGGGACGAAGCTATATCTCAAGATTACCATAGACGATGTTGACTACATGGCCGAGGGCGTGGTGGCCTGGGCAAAGAAGGTCCCGCATGGCATGTTGCACATCACCAAATGCGGGATGGGAGTCGAGTTCTCGCGCGTGGACGAGGGGCTCACAAAGCACTACCACAAGAGGAAGGCGCGGCACTGA
- the ispF gene encoding 2-C-methyl-D-erythritol 2,4-cyclodiphosphate synthase — translation MRIGFGYDVHRLVEGRRLVLGGVEVPYGKGLDGHSDADVLLHAVIDALIGAAGLGDIGKHFPPTDPAWKDASSLDLLARAASLIKEKGFTVGNIDSTIVCQTPKLLGHIPGMVRNISRVLGCGEERVNVKAKTEEGLGFTGSGDGISAYAVALLEGGRG, via the coding sequence ATGAGGATAGGTTTCGGATACGACGTCCACAGGCTCGTGGAGGGAAGAAGGCTCGTGCTCGGGGGCGTGGAGGTGCCCTACGGGAAAGGCCTTGACGGCCACTCCGACGCGGACGTCCTCCTCCATGCCGTCATAGACGCGCTCATCGGGGCGGCGGGCCTGGGCGACATCGGCAAGCACTTCCCCCCGACAGACCCGGCGTGGAAGGACGCATCGAGCCTCGACCTACTGGCCAGGGCCGCATCCCTCATAAAAGAAAAGGGCTTTACGGTGGGGAATATCGATTCGACCATCGTCTGCCAGACCCCCAAGCTACTCGGCCACATACCAGGCATGGTCAGGAACATCTCGCGCGTGCTTGGCTGCGGCGAGGAGAGGGTGAACGTAAAGGCCAAGACAGAGGAAGGGCTCGGCTTCACGGGAAGCGGCGACGGCATAAGCGCCTACGCCGTTGCCCTTCTCGAAGGGGGCCGGGGATAA
- a CDS encoding outer membrane lipoprotein LolB gives MRRLLLLAALVPLLAAGCAAKRPVTLSPPEITPVSLRAYGAVEMKRVFTVSGRALILARSPASFRIEVYGPFGQTAAILASDGETVYTVTEDGAETFNRDEPGVPYSIKPEDVTSFLLGNPRPAYELSGNEAETARDEHGRLRLFSRPSEDGQRGLKVLLEDYREVSGAHIPFRIIIDDGKRTVTIKYSEVEVNPALPEDLFRAGPPAREAGP, from the coding sequence GTGAGAAGGCTTCTATTGCTTGCCGCGCTTGTCCCGCTCCTTGCAGCCGGGTGCGCGGCCAAGCGCCCTGTAACGCTCTCTCCCCCGGAGATAACCCCGGTATCGCTTCGCGCATACGGGGCCGTTGAGATGAAGCGGGTCTTCACCGTAAGCGGCAGGGCCCTGATACTCGCCAGGAGCCCCGCCTCCTTCAGGATAGAGGTCTACGGGCCCTTCGGCCAGACCGCCGCCATACTGGCGAGCGACGGAGAGACGGTTTACACCGTTACTGAAGACGGCGCCGAGACTTTCAACCGCGATGAACCCGGCGTTCCATATTCGATTAAGCCCGAGGACGTCACATCCTTCCTCCTGGGGAATCCCCGCCCGGCATACGAGCTTTCCGGAAACGAGGCCGAGACGGCAAGGGACGAGCACGGAAGACTCCGGCTCTTCTCCAGGCCGTCTGAAGACGGACAACGCGGCCTCAAGGTCCTCCTCGAGGACTACAGGGAGGTATCGGGGGCCCACATACCTTTCAGGATAATCATCGACGACGGCAAAAGGACCGTCACGATAAAATACAGCGAAGTCGAGGTAAACCCGGCACTTCCGGAGGACCTCTTCCGGGCCGGGCCGCCCGCCCGAGAGGCCGGACCATGA
- the gltX gene encoding glutamate--tRNA ligase, translating into MVRTRFAPSPTGALHLGNARTALFNWLFARRHKGSFILRIEDTDTKRSTYEAEAGIYEDLKWLGLGWDEGPDTGGPFGPYRQSERLSLYRDEAERLIDGGKAYRCYCSVERLDALRAEQAAKGLPSRYDGRCRELAPEKAPKGAPSVVRFKIPVKNVMLMDAVHGLLSFDSRAIGDFVILGSDGIAAYNFAAVVDDSEMSISHVIRGDDHLSNTPRQILLFEALGRPAPIYSHVPLVLGPDRAPLSKRHGDFSLRGLRDEGYLPEAITNAIARLGWSPGEGLLTLEEMAGTFSIERLSKSGSEFDIARLKSYSKEALARRSGEELASLVGIEGVDNDKLIEFSEALKKNASTPNELRSLMRPFLSEPAPGEAALSEIREERSLKVIKAFRDELDKTAGPEDYDAVIERVKAATGEKGRHLLMPARLALTGEREGIELPGVLRLLGKREAIRRLEKWLR; encoded by the coding sequence ATGGTAAGGACCCGGTTCGCGCCTAGCCCGACTGGCGCGCTCCACCTCGGTAACGCCCGGACCGCGCTATTCAACTGGCTCTTTGCCCGCCGTCATAAAGGGAGCTTCATACTCCGGATAGAGGACACCGACACCAAGAGGTCCACTTACGAGGCCGAGGCAGGCATATACGAAGACCTTAAATGGCTCGGGCTCGGCTGGGACGAGGGGCCTGACACGGGAGGGCCGTTCGGCCCATACAGGCAGTCGGAGCGGCTCTCTCTTTACAGGGATGAGGCCGAGAGGCTCATTGACGGGGGCAAGGCGTACAGGTGCTATTGCTCGGTCGAAAGGCTTGATGCGCTCCGGGCCGAACAGGCCGCAAAAGGGCTTCCCTCGCGCTATGACGGAAGATGCAGGGAGCTTGCCCCCGAAAAGGCGCCAAAGGGCGCGCCTTCTGTCGTACGGTTCAAGATACCTGTAAAGAATGTCATGCTCATGGACGCGGTACACGGGCTTTTGAGCTTCGACTCGCGCGCCATTGGCGATTTCGTGATACTGGGCTCGGACGGCATCGCCGCCTATAATTTCGCCGCCGTGGTGGACGACTCCGAGATGAGCATATCCCATGTGATAAGGGGTGACGACCACCTCTCGAACACGCCGAGGCAGATACTCCTTTTCGAGGCCCTCGGCAGGCCTGCCCCCATATACAGCCATGTGCCGCTGGTCCTCGGGCCGGACAGGGCCCCTTTAAGCAAACGCCACGGCGATTTCTCGCTAAGAGGGCTCAGGGACGAGGGATATCTCCCCGAGGCAATTACGAACGCGATAGCCCGGCTCGGATGGAGCCCGGGCGAGGGGCTCCTTACCCTTGAAGAGATGGCCGGGACGTTCTCGATTGAACGGCTCTCGAAATCCGGCTCGGAGTTCGATATCGCGAGGCTTAAGTCCTACAGCAAGGAGGCGCTCGCCAGGAGATCCGGGGAAGAGCTCGCCTCTCTCGTTGGAATCGAGGGCGTGGATAACGATAAGCTCATAGAGTTTTCGGAGGCGCTCAAGAAAAACGCATCGACCCCTAACGAGCTACGCTCCCTTATGCGCCCCTTCCTCTCGGAACCCGCTCCAGGAGAGGCCGCTCTTTCCGAAATAAGAGAGGAGCGTAGTCTCAAGGTCATAAAGGCGTTCAGGGACGAGCTGGATAAGACGGCAGGGCCGGAAGATTACGATGCGGTAATAGAAAGGGTCAAGGCCGCTACCGGCGAAAAGGGCAGGCACCTACTCATGCCGGCGCGGCTCGCCTTGACCGGCGAGCGCGAAGGAATAGAGCTACCCGGGGTCTTAAGGCTCCTCGGAAAAAGAGAAGCGATAAGGAGGCTTGAAAAATGGCTTCGATAA
- a CDS encoding CarD family transcriptional regulator, translating into MSKIVIDNFKTGELAVYPAHGVGMIMGIETREVSGLNKNFYIIKILDTEATIMVPTDTAAAVGLRKIVKKSLVPKVYEILKDRSEVCLDNQTWNRRYRDYTDKIKSGCVMEVARVLRDLYILKYDKELSFGERRMLDTAKNLLVKEISIAKKVKEEKVEEELFRLMQR; encoded by the coding sequence ATGTCCAAAATCGTAATAGATAACTTCAAGACCGGCGAGCTTGCCGTCTACCCTGCCCATGGCGTAGGAATGATAATGGGCATCGAGACAAGGGAAGTCTCGGGGTTAAACAAAAACTTTTACATAATCAAAATACTCGATACTGAAGCCACGATAATGGTGCCGACCGACACGGCCGCGGCGGTCGGCTTGAGAAAGATCGTAAAGAAGTCCCTTGTCCCCAAGGTGTACGAGATACTCAAGGACCGCTCCGAGGTCTGCCTCGACAACCAGACCTGGAACAGGAGATACAGGGACTACACCGACAAGATAAAAAGCGGCTGCGTGATGGAAGTCGCGCGGGTGCTGCGTGACCTCTACATCCTCAAGTACGACAAGGAACTGTCGTTCGGGGAGCGCAGGATGCTCGACACCGCCAAGAACCTCCTTGTAAAAGAGATCTCGATCGCCAAGAAGGTAAAGGAAGAGAAGGTCGAGGAAGAGCTTTTCCGCCTGATGCAGCGTTAA
- the ispD gene encoding 2-C-methyl-D-erythritol 4-phosphate cytidylyltransferase: protein MKNPPERLKTLAIIPSAGMGRRMGSGKMKNFLDLLGKPVLARTIEPFEASGMVDSIVVVAPPADERFCRERIIEEYGFRKVICVAGGGAERQDSVENGLNAAGDGFGAVIVHDGARPLVTPDIIEKTIRAAIETGAAIAAVPVKDTIKEAGDGFVRTTLKRETLIAVQTPQAFRTEILKEAFRKAKSEGFLGTDESSLVERTGAKVKVVLGSYENIKITTPGDLMLAECILRQRDGIKI, encoded by the coding sequence ATGAAAAATCCGCCTGAACGGTTAAAAACTCTCGCCATAATACCTTCCGCGGGCATGGGCCGCAGGATGGGGTCCGGGAAGATGAAGAACTTTCTGGACCTACTCGGGAAACCCGTGCTCGCCCGCACGATAGAGCCTTTCGAGGCTTCCGGCATGGTCGATTCAATTGTCGTAGTCGCCCCCCCGGCGGACGAAAGGTTCTGCAGGGAGCGGATAATAGAAGAATACGGCTTCCGCAAGGTCATCTGCGTGGCAGGCGGCGGGGCCGAGCGGCAGGACTCGGTCGAGAACGGCCTCAATGCCGCCGGAGATGGCTTCGGGGCCGTTATCGTGCATGACGGGGCGCGGCCCCTCGTCACCCCTGATATAATCGAGAAGACCATAAGGGCCGCGATCGAGACCGGCGCGGCAATAGCCGCGGTGCCAGTGAAGGACACGATAAAGGAGGCCGGAGACGGCTTCGTGAGGACGACCCTTAAAAGGGAGACGCTCATCGCCGTGCAGACCCCGCAGGCCTTCAGGACCGAAATACTCAAAGAGGCGTTCAGGAAGGCGAAGTCCGAAGGCTTCCTAGGGACCGACGAGAGCTCGCTTGTCGAGAGGACTGGCGCGAAGGTAAAGGTGGTCCTCGGCTCCTATGAGAACATAAAGATAACCACACCCGGCGACCTCATGCTCGCCGAATGCATACTTAGGCAGAGGGACGGAATAAAAATATGA
- a CDS encoding tetratricopeptide repeat protein, with amino-acid sequence MKESTYFKKLVVPALAALLLIPSFAAKSHAKDHKNAKVSLKKSGKAGDSYYFYMAAQMLRNSGDLAGAIDLYKRSVTLDPDSAILHSELGSLYMGAADLESAKKHLETAIEKDPGYAPPYALLAEIHSFQKDQAEAARNYEKAIELDPSDSKSYLMLGSMYSKSKEYEKAEAVLKKLLSVKPDSAMAYYYLAKNEFDRADYERAAEYYQSALNLNSRFGTVYFELGVTFELAKQFDKAIETYSQGVLLMPNDTSMVNRLSTLYIQQNRLDDALEQLKKLEKRDETRLDAMVRTGLIYFEKKKFDEAIAKFNDILSINPEFHRVRYYLGTTYEEKGDLANAAAEFVKIPEKDTSFIDSKIHLAYIYERQGRLENTIKELNEAIKARGESVELLKLLATIYRDAKRHTESIDTLEVAVKLKPEDPDLLFLLGVLYDEAKMEEKFIPTMYRVIEIDPKHANALNYIGYTYAERGIELDKAEELIKRALEASPDSGHILDSLGWVYFKKGEIDKAVAELEKALKLLPDDPVVIEHLGEAYSKGRNREKALTIFESALGKDPENAGLKEKIDRLREEIKAAK; translated from the coding sequence GTGAAAGAATCCACCTATTTTAAAAAGCTGGTAGTGCCCGCGCTGGCGGCGCTCCTCCTTATACCTTCCTTTGCCGCCAAATCGCATGCCAAGGACCACAAAAACGCCAAGGTCAGCCTGAAAAAATCCGGGAAGGCCGGCGATTCCTATTATTTCTACATGGCCGCGCAGATGCTCAGGAATAGCGGCGACCTCGCGGGCGCTATAGACCTTTACAAGCGCTCCGTCACCCTCGACCCGGATTCCGCGATCCTGCATTCCGAGCTCGGGAGCCTGTACATGGGCGCAGCGGACCTTGAGTCCGCGAAGAAGCACCTCGAGACCGCGATAGAGAAGGACCCCGGCTACGCGCCCCCGTACGCGCTCCTTGCAGAGATACACTCGTTCCAGAAGGACCAGGCGGAAGCCGCCAGGAACTATGAGAAGGCCATCGAGCTCGACCCCTCTGACAGCAAGAGCTACCTGATGCTCGGCTCAATGTATTCCAAATCGAAGGAATATGAGAAGGCCGAAGCGGTCTTGAAGAAGCTCCTTTCCGTCAAGCCCGACTCCGCGATGGCGTACTACTACCTCGCCAAGAACGAGTTCGACAGGGCGGACTACGAAAGAGCAGCCGAGTATTACCAGAGCGCCCTGAACCTCAACTCGCGCTTCGGGACCGTGTACTTCGAGCTCGGGGTCACCTTCGAGCTCGCCAAGCAGTTCGACAAGGCGATCGAGACCTATTCACAGGGCGTACTCCTCATGCCCAACGACACGAGCATGGTAAACCGCCTGAGCACGCTCTATATACAGCAGAACAGGCTGGACGACGCCCTCGAGCAACTGAAGAAGCTCGAGAAAAGGGACGAGACGCGCCTGGACGCGATGGTCAGGACCGGGCTCATCTACTTCGAGAAAAAGAAATTCGACGAGGCGATCGCTAAATTCAACGACATACTCTCCATAAACCCCGAGTTCCACAGGGTCCGCTACTACCTCGGGACCACATACGAGGAGAAAGGGGACCTCGCCAACGCGGCTGCCGAGTTCGTGAAGATACCGGAGAAGGACACTAGCTTCATCGACTCTAAGATACACCTCGCCTACATATACGAGCGTCAGGGGAGGCTCGAGAACACCATAAAGGAGCTGAACGAGGCCATAAAGGCCCGGGGCGAAAGTGTCGAGCTCCTTAAGCTCCTCGCCACCATATACCGCGATGCAAAAAGGCATACCGAATCCATAGATACGCTCGAAGTGGCCGTGAAGCTCAAGCCCGAGGACCCGGACCTCCTCTTCCTCCTCGGGGTTCTCTACGACGAGGCGAAGATGGAGGAGAAGTTCATCCCCACCATGTACAGGGTGATAGAGATAGACCCCAAACATGCCAACGCCCTAAACTACATCGGCTACACCTACGCCGAGAGGGGCATCGAGCTCGACAAGGCCGAGGAGCTCATAAAGAGGGCGCTTGAGGCATCGCCCGACAGCGGCCACATACTCGACAGCCTCGGCTGGGTCTACTTCAAGAAAGGCGAGATAGACAAGGCCGTCGCCGAGCTCGAAAAAGCGCTCAAGCTCCTTCCGGACGACCCCGTCGTCATAGAGCACCTCGGGGAAGCGTATTCGAAAGGCAGGAACAGGGAAAAGGCGCTCACCATCTTCGAGTCCGCCCTCGGTAAAGACCCTGAAAACGCGGGCCTGAAGGAAAAAATAGACCGCCTCCGGGAAGAAATAAAGGCAGCGAAGTGA
- a CDS encoding PIN domain-containing protein gives MRSLLVIFASASGYYIVLRILGGKFALVGLVSGLLISVLALFFEKRVKKTPLRIVLGGAIGLIIGLTVANLLTYPLMLKSQFGSEYFELAVYLLTNIIIGYLGLSIGMKKGDEFDWHKTVKLFTEHQRAGDTAEKAAIKASPLVIDTSVIIDGRIAEVTETGFLEGKLIVPQFVLQELQHIADSADPVKRARGKRGLDVLKQIQSTNRTAVEITGRDFPEIREVDSKLVALAKELSGKILTNDSNLNKVAELHGVIVLNMNKLATAMKPVVLPGEALNILVLKEGKEHGQGVGYLEDGTMVVIDNGREFVGKSIDVTITSVLQTTGGRMIFSKAREDFRKAVYQ, from the coding sequence ATGCGCTCCCTTCTGGTGATCTTCGCCTCTGCCAGCGGGTACTACATAGTCCTCCGGATACTCGGCGGGAAGTTCGCCCTTGTGGGCCTGGTAAGCGGCCTGCTCATATCCGTCCTCGCCCTCTTTTTTGAAAAACGCGTAAAGAAGACCCCTTTAAGGATAGTCCTCGGCGGCGCCATAGGGCTCATAATAGGGCTCACCGTCGCGAACCTCCTCACCTACCCCCTCATGCTGAAATCCCAGTTCGGGAGCGAGTACTTCGAGCTCGCGGTCTACCTCCTCACCAACATAATCATCGGCTATTTGGGCCTGAGCATCGGAATGAAAAAGGGCGACGAGTTCGATTGGCACAAGACCGTCAAGCTCTTCACCGAGCACCAGAGGGCCGGAGACACGGCCGAGAAGGCCGCTATAAAGGCAAGCCCCCTCGTAATAGACACTAGCGTCATAATAGACGGCAGGATCGCCGAGGTCACGGAAACCGGCTTTCTGGAAGGCAAGCTCATAGTGCCGCAGTTCGTCCTCCAGGAGCTCCAGCACATAGCCGACTCGGCGGACCCGGTCAAAAGGGCACGCGGCAAGAGGGGGCTCGACGTCCTTAAGCAGATACAGTCCACTAACAGGACCGCCGTCGAGATAACCGGGAGGGACTTCCCTGAAATAAGGGAGGTGGACTCAAAGCTCGTGGCCCTCGCAAAGGAGCTCTCCGGGAAGATACTCACGAACGACTCCAACCTCAACAAGGTCGCGGAGCTCCACGGCGTAATCGTTCTCAACATGAACAAGCTCGCGACCGCAATGAAGCCCGTGGTGCTCCCCGGCGAGGCCCTCAATATCCTGGTCCTCAAGGAGGGCAAGGAACACGGCCAGGGCGTAGGCTATCTTGAGGACGGGACAATGGTCGTCATAGACAACGGCCGCGAGTTCGTGGGCAAATCCATTGACGTCACCATAACGAGCGTCCTTCAGACCACCGGCGGGAGGATGATCTTCTCCAAGGCCCGGGAAGATTTCAGGAAGGCCGTCTACCAGTAG